DNA from Canis lupus baileyi chromosome 6, mCanLup2.hap1, whole genome shotgun sequence:
TCACCTGCATTCCTAGTTCAAGCTTGTGGAGTCCTGGGAAGGCAATGGCCTGGAATAGCCACCACAGCCATCCACGGGTTTCCTGGTCTGCACCCGGAAGCCCACAGCACTGTGGTGAACATTGTTCATGTTGGCTCTTGCACGGAGCCTGACTCACTCTGGGTGCTCACAGCActtgtcctttctctcttccaaGGTCAGTCAAACATAGCATATTTCCAGGTTGGATGTCGATGGTAAGATACTTACTTTTACTGTAGTTGCACCAAGGGTAGTTCCCCATTGTTGGGGATCCACTCGAAGATTTCTGTGGAAATAAAGCCTGTGCTCACCGCAGTTCAAGTCACACTGCCATGTTTAATGATTCCCTTTCTGTCTCCCCAAGTTTGGGGTTCAGCACAGCATAGATAATTACTTGGTGTAAGCCATGGCCAATCACTGAGCTCAGGCCTTCTGTCAGGTGGGGGAGCTCGGTTACCCTGTGTGATGACCCCAGATGGAAATGGTTCCAAATGACAGTCATTTCTTTCTCAATCCTTGTCCAACAAAGGTCAGAGGGGGCTGTGCAGTCACTGGGACCCAGATGGGGGAAACcatcagagagaggcagagttgaAGATCAAGCACTAGCCTTTAGAGACTTGGCACCTGGAAGTGACATTCTTTTGGCCAAAGTCATGTTCACAGCTAACTTCAAAGGAGCAGAAGGGAGAAATAAACCAGCAACACTGGTGAACAGCCGTGTGTGCTAATTACTAGTAGGACTAGCCTGGTCATGTCCTGTGGAGTTTGACTTTATAAGACCTCTTACAGAGGTTGTGGCAAGTTAATAGAATCTGAAAAGTGATCTGTTTTATAGAAGATAGCCCTCCACCTCCGTGCTGAGCCGGAGCACACAGCTcccagagctggccctgccagGTCCTCCCTTACCCATCAGGAGCTTGCATATCCCCCTTGCTTTGGCCGGAAGCCTGGAGCCTCTGGCAAAGGCTTTTTTCTGTAGCTCCTCTGGCAAAGCTTAGCGCAGCTGTTAGGGAAGGCTGGGACTAAGTAGCCCAGGATCAAAGATTCTGTGGGAGGTCTACGCGCTGGCTGCAAAATGGGGACGAGGGGCTTTTATCTGTGTGTGCGCTACTCTGATACTCAGGAGAATTCTGGTGCCACCCTGAAGGCCTGCAGTTCCAGGAAAGCCTTTCCTCTGAGTTCAATCACTGAGTGGCAGCGGCAGTTCACCCCAGGAAGACACAGGTACCCAAGGAACCACCGTAAGCACGCAAACAAATCTATCATGGAAacagctggaagaggcaaaggaagagTTTCAGTGTTTTATTATGAATAGGTTGTTTTAAAGTTCTATATTGCATTTTCAAAGTAAGGCAACACTGCACAGCTTCAGATCCCATCACAAAGGATGAAAAACACTGTTTCTAACCTCCTGGCTAACTCTCAGCAAGGCTGAACGCTTAACAGGGTGAGAGGTCAATCCATTTGGCCCTTCCCTGATGGCCCAATTGTCGTCTGGGGTCCTCCAGCAGGAAGTGTGTCATCTGAGGTTTCGACTGGGTAGGGCTGCCGATCTTCCATGTACTTCCTTCCTTCCGGAGGACCGACGGTGCGGTTTCGTTGCGCTGGTGAGGGGCCTCTACCCAGGCGTGTGGAGCAGAGCGCCTTGCAGGGGCCCTCGGGGTCACAGGCTCCGGAGTGGAGCCCGTGGGTCGTGGTCTGTGAGGCTGGGACGCTCCTCTACTCATTGATCTCCTCTTCGTCGTCTTCGAAGGCTTCTTCTCCGTCGTTGGCCGTGGCGTCCTGGTACTGCTGGTACTCGGACACCAGGTCGTTCATGTTGCTCTCGGCCTCGGTGAACTCCATCTCGTCCATGCCCTCGCCCGTGAACCAGTGCAGGAAGGCCTTGCGCCGGAACATGGCGGAGAACTGCTCCGAGATGCGCTTGAACAGCTCCTGGATGGCCGTGCTGTTGCCGATGAAGGTGGCGGCCATCTTGAGGCCGCGCGGCGGGATGTCGCACACGGCCACCTTCACGTTGTTGGGGATCCACTCGACGAAGTAGCTGCTGTTCTTGTTCTGGATGGCCAGCATCTGCTCGTCCACCTCCTTCATGGACATGGGGCCGCGGAAGACGGCGGCCACCGTGAGGTAGCGGCCGTGGCGCGGGTCGCACGCGGCCATCATGTTCTTGGCGTCGAACATCTGCTGCGTGAGCTCGGGCACCGTGAGCGCGCGGTACTGCTGGCTGCCGCGGGCCGTGAGCGGCGCGAAGCCCGGCATGAAGAAGTGCAGGCGCGGGAAGGGCACCATGTTGACGGCCAGCTTGCGCAGGTCGGCGTTGAGCTGGCCCGGGAAGCGCAGCGACGTGGTGACGCCGCTCATGGTGGCCGACACCAGGTGGTTGAGGTCGCCGTAGGTGGGCGTGGTCAGCTTCAGGGTGCGGAAGCAGATGTCGTACAGGGCCTCGTTGTCGATGCAGTAGGTCTCGTCCGTGTTCTCCACCAGCTGGTGCACCGACAGCGTGGCGTTGTAGGGCTCCACCACCGTGTCCGACACCTTGGGCGACGGCATCACGCTGAAGGTGTTCATGATGCGGTCGGGGTACTCCTCGCGGATCTTGCTGATGAGCAGCGTGCCCATGCCCGAGCCCGTGCCGCCGCCCAGCGAGTGCGTCAGCTGGAAGCCCTGCAGGCAGTCGCAGTGCTCACACTCCTTCCGCACCACGTCCAGCACCGCGTCCACCAGCTCGGCGCCCTCCGTGTAGTGGCCCTTGGCCCAGTTGTTGCCTGCGCCCGTTTGTCCTGCGACAAAGCACACGACAGTGAGGCCTCGGTGGGTCGGCCCCGGGGGCGGAGCTCACCGCTATTCATGCTTTCGCTTATTTATCCGACGCGgaagagagaccacaagcagggggagacgCAGGCTCGCCACGCGGCAGCACCCGCTGAGCAgcccgaccccaggaccccgcGGGATCCGGGCCTGAGCTAAGGCGGGCGCTTAACCggcccagccacccaggcccctctgtTGTTTATACTTTTACGATGGTGatgaaaaaaaacacatctttCAGCCCCAAACTCAATTCCGTGGAAGGCAGCACCGGAAACCACCTCAGTTGGCTCATTCTTCCCTTCTGGGTCTGGGAGAAATCAAAAGGTTTTGCCACCCGGACGTCCCAAGTGTTGCCTTTTACttaaggcacttttttttttttttaatttttatttatttatgatagtcacacacacagaggcagagacacaggcagagggagaagcaggctccatgcaccgggagcccgacgtgggattcgatcccgggtctccaggatcgcgccctgggccaaaggcgggcgccaaaccgctgcgccacccagggatcccttaaggcACTTTTCTTAATCCAATATACTTGGAAAGAGTTgggaaatggaaatattaattcCAATGCAACTTTgccaatatgatttttaaaaatgtttttgccaatacgattttttaattaaatgttttgaatatatttttactgGAAAGAATTTTTAGGATGAAGCTCAGCTTATCCGGGTTATAAAAAATACAAGCCATATACTCTAGTTGGCAAAGGCAGTCCTAATTATCAGAGAAGTCCTCTGAACTGAACTTACATTCCGTCAGAAAAACATGAGCTTTTCAATCCAAATCAATAGGTTAATACACATTTCAAggagtattaaaaaaaacaaaacactgagaaCTAAATTCTAGAGCACAGTGTAGGGTAAATTATGAAAAGCAGTCAGGTCAATGCTCAGGGCTGACCTCCTCAAGCTTATGATGAACCTTCGTCTTCCCCCACCTCTATGCCTGGCTTTGCCCCTCTGATGGCGAGAGGTAATATTTCTATTGAATAATAAACTATAAAGACAAGGCACtgctgtttctcattttttaaactggTATCAAGGCAAAATTATAAGTTATTAGGTTATTTAAGAAGCAAGGAAGATGATTAAAAGGCATTATTTAGTTTATGTTATGTTTATGTTAGTTATGTTTATTTAGTAAATAGGGTATATCAaatctagttttaaaaagaatgtataggggcccctgggaggctcagtgggttaagcatctgtcttcagctcaggtcatgatcccaggatcaatggatcgagccccacattgggctccttccttggtggggagcctgtttctccctctgcctctgcctctgcctctgcctgccactcctcctgcttatgcttgcactctcttcttctgtcaaataaaacctttttacaaaattcctttaaaatttttttaaaaataatgtacaaataatttaaaaataaatttgttagcATCCCTATCACACACTTTCCCTATGTATTGAATCAAAAGGACCAGGATGCACCACAGGAGCCAGCAGGTGATCTGACTGTGTCAAGtggatataaaaaatgaaaggaagcagAGATGCCAGGCTGGTTTGTCCTTCTGCTCAGAGCTAGGACAGTGCTGCAATCATACTGTATGGACCTCTCTCCACTCATTCCAAAGATGTTCACTCGATTTTTGTCTATACCCAGCTGGTGGCAACAACCCACAATCACCATCCAGAACCCAGCTTCTCTGCTCTAGGCAGGCAGGTCCATACCTGCCACCGGGCACACCAGTGGGAAGCTGAGCCAGAGAGCAGTGACCCCATCAGGCTGCCTTCCGGGAGTGGCCCAGTGCTACATCAGGGAAGACAAGCGGATGGGGGCCCTCTGACTGAGGTCTGGTGCTGGGCCCCCACATTTTGCCATGGACTGTGGGTGTGGCCTTACAGGGGCCTACTTTGGAGGAATGGGTCTTATCTCAAAGTCGCTTGAGTCTTCCACAGCATTTATCCGTGGTAAACACTGTGGGTGTTAGGTGGAAGtctgtaaaacaggaaaaataaccaaaatccTGTGATTCCTCagtaagtttaaaatatattgagggatccctgggtggcgtagcggtttggcgcctgcctttgccccagggcgcgatcccggatcaggctcccggtgcatggagcctgcttctccctctgcctgtgtctctgcctctctctctttctctctctctctctctctgtgtgtgtgtgtgactatcataaacaaaaaaataaaaataaataaataaaaataaataaataaaatatattgactCCTAGCAACTCGTATCACATACAAAGGGATAACCTCCTTAAATATCTAAAGAAGTCctacaaatcagtaaggaaaacaGTAACTTTTAGGAGAATGAGCAAAGGATATAAACACTCCACAGGGAAGGAAATTCAAATAACTTCAATATTTGATGCATTCCTTACAagagaaatgcacatcaaaacaaGGAGATTCAATTTCTCCCGTGAAACCGACAGAGCTCCGAAAGCTGGCGAACAccgctggctggggctggggaggccccTCCATCCATGGGGCTGCGGGGGTGCACGGCAGGGACTAGCCTCTGTGGAGAACAACTTGGCAGATCAAAATCCGTTCCCTTAGGCTCAGCAATCTTACTTGTACAAATTTGCTGAGACAGGTCTATGGGCACGTGTGGAAAGTGACATATCCTTTGAGACCCATATGTGCTGAGACTGAGGAGAAGTTTGTAATAATagtgaagaaaaaaggaaacagtctAAATGTCTTTCAACAGAGGACTGGTTAAATCAATGCTTGTTTCTATCAAAGGAACAAGAGCAGCCATCAGCCCTAGT
Protein-coding regions in this window:
- the TUBB6 gene encoding tubulin beta-6 chain, with the translated sequence MREIVHIQAGQCGNQIGTKFWEVISDEHGIDPAGGYVGDSALQLERINVYYNESSSQKYVPRAALVDLEPGTMDSVRSGPFGQLFRPDNFIFGQTGAGNNWAKGHYTEGAELVDAVLDVVRKECEHCDCLQGFQLTHSLGGGTGSGMGTLLISKIREEYPDRIMNTFSVMPSPKVSDTVVEPYNATLSVHQLVENTDETYCIDNEALYDICFRTLKLTTPTYGDLNHLVSATMSGVTTSLRFPGQLNADLRKLAVNMVPFPRLHFFMPGFAPLTARGSQQYRALTVPELTQQMFDAKNMMAACDPRHGRYLTVAAVFRGPMSMKEVDEQMLAIQNKNSSYFVEWIPNNVKVAVCDIPPRGLKMAATFIGNSTAIQELFKRISEQFSAMFRRKAFLHWFTGEGMDEMEFTEAESNMNDLVSEYQQYQDATANDGEEAFEDDEEEINE